The Leptodactylus fuscus isolate aLepFus1 chromosome 1, aLepFus1.hap2, whole genome shotgun sequence nucleotide sequence caccccgaacgaaatacaaacgcaattgcaagtgctgtcctctaaaagcacatggaccccatagactataatggggtccctgtgcttgccacgcgctgcccgcacaaatcatgtggacaggaaagtagattgggaactagtTTCTTGTCCgcacgatccctgcggagatctggcagtaagcacatggacttcattatagtctatggggtccgtgcacttttacAGTACTttgcacttgcatttggtattccattcggggggtccccatgcagactcccccggacggaatccaaatgctgatttGAATGAGGGCCTACATACCAGGAGAAAGGCTGTCAGGAGAGGGACCCAAAGTTTATGTTGCAAGCTTTAAAGGCATATCATTATGCTCAGTACCAGAGTCGGCGTAAGCACCCAGCATACCCGGGCAAGTGCTAGAAacccaagctcctgagggggcccGCTCGGCAGTGGCATAGGGTATGGGGCCTGcgaccagctggaaatggccggagccccggaccaccatgatagcggtcggggaaagctgggttcccgaccactatacatactgctaatTGAAAAGGGCCTAGCGATCGCCAGACCCCTTTCAATTAGATGCCAGTCCAGTGAAggtgattaaaaattaaaaaaatacttatacctGTCCTGGGCTTGGCATCCTTTCTGGAGCTCTTCCAGCCGGTGACGGAGGTCCCCCAGAGGTCATATGGAGCACATCGGTGTAATGATGTGATCACACCCccacgtgacctctgaggcccaatcacatgccccagcagtgacgtctgggtagcaggacctcagtcacaaGGAAGAAGATGAGCGAGGATGCcccggagaggtgaggtaaggtgagtataagtgtttgttatttttaattactTCCCCTGGTCCTCTGATGAGGAGACCCaacagtataataatatcaccagCTCTAGGAGAAGAATGGGTCTTGGTagcatactgtataatactgtgtgggggtcactgtagatcatataatactgtgtgggggtcactgcggatcatataatactgagtgggggccactgtgagcatatattactgttgggggccaatgtggacatataatactgtgtggggccattgtttggtcatataatactgtgtagaggccactgctgggtatataatactgtgtgtgggtcactatagatcatataatactgtgtgggggtcactgcggatcatataatactgtgtgggggtcactgtggatcatataatactgtgtgagggccactgtgagcatatattactgttgggggccaatgtggacatataatactgtgtggggccactgtgttcATATAAGACTGTGTGAGGCCATTGTTtggtcatataatactgtgtagaggccactgctgggtatataatactgtgtgtgggtcactatagatcatataatactgtgtgggggtcactgcggatcatataatactgtgtgggggccactgtgagcatataatactgaggggggggggcactgtgaccatataatactgtgggtaggCCATTGtgaatcatataatactgtgtagaggccactgctggacatataatactatggggggccactgtagatcatataatactgtatgggggtcactgcggatcatataatactgtgtgggggccactgtgaccatataatactgtgggggggggcactgtgagcatataatactgagggggggcactgtggacatataatactgtgtgggggccactgtgagcatataatactgtgtgaaggccattgtgaatcatataatactgtgtaggggccactgcggatcatataatactgtgtgggggccactgtgaccatataatactgtgggggggggcactgtggtcaTATGTGGGAGGGGGCCTCTGTGGAGTGACACTATTAACAATATGAGAccctgttcacacggtggaatctaGCATTGATTTTGCAGAAGATTCCTCCATAATTCTGTCTCCTATTGAAACTAATTTGTGCAGGAAgccggaaaaaaaagcctcctggtGGATCTTGCTGCAGATACTGCAGTTGATTCAGAGGCCATGGCTTTAGACTCCCCACTggttagactcattcatttgggcctaatcagtggtggaaaaCTGCAACAGAAGGCTGATGTTCTGCACCGTGAATCGGgggaagaaaataaagaagaatccgagatgtccgcctcaaattcctctttactttccgatgttcaaacaggttgtatctacttctactggagtggactgcgatacagtccattccatacatctccctcagcaaaaaaacacccaatttcaattgcttttttgctgcagtgtgcatgagttactccaaaaggggcccactggggctctgtctcccaagggcccacacaaacctggagccggccgtGCTCAGCACTCCTTACACATCTGGGTAGGTGTATGTTTTTGTTCTatggtttttgttttatataattAAGAGAAaacaatataatttattttagAAGCAAGCTCAACATGCAGAGATGTAGCTTGTAAATTTCTCGTTGTATTTCAATGCAATATCCGTATTTCCCAATATGCTGGGTAGGAGGATCAAGGCATTTTGGACTTTCATATTAGTAATTGATTTGGTCCCAGCAGTGGGGCCCACAGTGATAACACCTGCTGATGTGATTTATAAAGACCATGTAataaatagtctttcttaaagacCACCTCCCCAAAGCATATTTAACTACCACCAAGATACTGcagaacacattacagtgataaacacatACCTTTGTCGTGGTTGTCACTTTGTGTAGATATGgataaaaacaactttgaagtcttaaagacttcaaggtcctctttaaccatatGTGGTGTatagttggtgcactaggggcgggccttcaACCATAGAAACTCAGctgttgctgctcaagtaggaagAGTGATGTGGAGAATCAACGCCAACTGCACTGGTTGGTGGTACAGGCTGGAGATAGTAGGGGTCTGAGCGGCAAGAGCAGTGCTGAAGGCTCTTTCCCAGAAGACTTCAAAGCttcacatacataacaaagggatGTCACTGTATTGTgctatgtagtgcagtggtagcagttgtATATATTTAGGGGAGGTGGTAGATTCCGTTTAATGCAGTGATAGACTTTACATTGAACTACTTTAGGTAGTTGGAatcatatgtaatttttttttaagatgagCAGTTCAAAGCTTTCACTATATGATATTCTACTgtcttgtgtatacagctccaatgCAAACCTATGTTTCCCCATAGTTACAGTATATAAGCAAACCCTGTGTAGGGCCAGATACAGCACTCCCATCCATTTGTCCCTGTTTCTACTGTCTGTTGGTTATCAAGAAAAACTTCATTTATTCCATTTTAGATGCACGGAAACCATTCAATTGAACACAAAGGTGTAGCTAGCCTTTATATTTATTCTTGTTTTATTTTCTCCATGTGTTAGGCTTTGTTAAAGGCTGGGTTACAACCCCTAAGAGCATAGTTGTAGTTGCCAAAAACAGTTATCACTTTTGGAAATCCAGCATCTGTTAGGGCAAGATAACTCCAAAACAACCGAACAGAATATTAAAGATTTCACACGCGAGAACAACTACATCTCCAGGTAATGCTTTGATTAATGGAGGGCTCCTTAACCTGTTCCTGTCAAGAGACAAGTGCACTTTAAGCTACAGCAACCAAGAACCAAGAGCTCTGGAAGATAGAAAGCCACAAGTGAGTCACTTTATCAGCATATAGATTAGTCTACCTCTTATATTATAGCAACAGTCTTATAGGTCACTATGGGTAACTGGAAGGAAACCGCTTCTCTAATCTCCAATACCttaccatacatacatatattacatCTTCTAGTCTGATCTCCTACTTAGATCATGTTAAACACTTAGCTTATCTCACACAGTTTTGTGTTTTTCTTCAAGTGCCTTTTATACTCAAATTGGTAAGATAAACTAATACAAGCTTATAATAGCAGATATGACATACAATCTGAAAATATGCTAATATACAGTTATGAAGCTAGTAGTATGTGGTTAAGTGAGCAAACATATGTAGTACACATAAATGAACACTTTTTATTTACATAGACATGCAATTTATTGGCAAGGTTTGTTTGCCCTCCTGGCATTACCAATCAGACTTTGCATTGGGACTCTTCTTCCGGTTTGATATCTCCCTTGCTTTGCATCTTCTCCTTTTCCTCTTCTTCCATTTTGGCATAAAGTTGTACCTGGTCTTCCCTAGGATCCCTCTCACACCCCCCTTCTCTAACCCAGTATATATCTGCAAATCCTCCAGAGTAGGCATCTCTTCTGCCTGCATGGCAAACTGCGCGCCTAGCTAGCTGACGggcttcctcttcctccattCCAGGTCTATAACCTTCATCGATAATGCTATATGCATACGGGGAGCCTGATCCCACAGAAATTATATCAGAACAAAGACGGGTTCCATCATTGTATACGTAACAAATACAAGGTCCATTTCGATCCCAGCCACAAAGGGTGAAGGCAGCGCAAACATCAGTTCCACGGAATGGCATCATCAAGAAACTCATCATTCTGGCTGCTCCTCGAACACTAGGCATGTTCCCATTCCTCACTTTATACAGCCTGCACTCTCTTGCCAAAGCTCGACCAAAGAACTGGCAGTCAGCTGAACTTCCTGAGGTTGTGGCCAGCAGGTGACTGTGAACTAGAAAAGCCTTGCGGGAATCTGGGCTGCAGACAAGTTTTCCAGCAGAGGAACGTGAGTCAGTGGCAACAGCAATACCccctgcataacggaaagccaaaGTGGTGGTGCCATGTGCTGGTGGTGGAGGTCCAGAATCACGATGATGAGAAGTAGAGTCTTTGAATGTCTGAAGAAAGTTAGAAGAATGTTTGTTTGCTAAAATGTAGGAGGAAAACAGGTCCCCTCTCAAATCAGTAGCATCCCAACCACAGACACTCTGCAATGCCATTTCATCTATGATAGTGGTGAAAGTCTTTCAGTTTCTTCCAAGTCCAAACTTCTATGAATGAAAAAGCTGATAATTTATCTTACTCTGTGAAGGGAAGGGGTATTTGTAGACACAGAAAATACGCAATGAATGCTCTTTGGAGATCCAATACCTTTTCAGCATCCCTCTGAAATAAGATAGTTGGGCTAAAGTGCATGCCAAAGCAGGAAGAGGAGATGATAAATGAGGAGAAGCTGCTTCATGATGCAGAGGCACTAGCCCaccaaacaaactttttttttttctgacaacaGTAAGCATGTCATGAGCATATCTTATTTACTGAGATACATACCTTAATCATGTGTATACCTTATATATTCAGGTACATAACATAACCATGTAAATACCTTATACACTCAGGTACACACCTTAATCACATATATACCTTACTTACTCAGGTATATACCGTAACCATGTATATACCTTATACACTCAGGTACACACCTTAATTATGTAAATACCTTAATTACTCACATATACTTAATAACATCATTTTCCtactctatttaaagggattccttCATTAAAAACCCCTTTTACAGTAaatgcacgtaggaatagccttaagaaaggctattcttctcttacctttattattctgatccgtgcagctgttccatagaaatatcttctttcttccatatgtacagtaaatgagttttctcgcagcactgggggcgttcccctgctCTCAAACAACACAGGGGTTGTCCCCAGTGTTgcatgaaaactctccagtgacgcctctgtcttcttctacgCCTCCTTCACACGCGATCCTCTTCTCTGTGTCCAAAAGCGTCACCCAGAGAAGAGGATCGTTGCGGAAAAGccgttttttggttgcagattttgctgtggttttttttagcctaaagagaagggagaagtataagagcttcatatatatttcccatttttgTATCCCTTCctgggtttggcttaaaaaaaacacagcaaaatctgcagcgaaaaaaaaactgcgtttttgcaatgtgaggccttaagcCTAAGGTGTACCTTACAATTCTCTTGTGAAAATAAATTGGGGATAAATTGACggtttattggggaaaaaaagagctgtggggtcaaaatgtgcactataccccttgataaattctgtgagaggtgtagtttccaaaatagattCACTTTTTGAGGATTTTCAACAGATTATAACCATACATGGGGTCTTTGCCctgttcatgagcaattgtttagCAAAATGTAGGGCTTTTCTCCTtgtaccccttgtgaaaatgaaaacattggggataaagtgacattttagtaatttttcatttatctatcccaatattaataaaatctgtgaaatgggtGTGAGGTCACTATAAAccttgataaattctatgaggagtgtagtttacaaaatggggtcactttttgaggttttccattgtattgatactctaggggctctgcaaatatgacatggcacctgaaaattattccagcaaattcTGATTTTTAAACCCCGGGGGCGCTCCTTCACTTCCATTTGCTAACGTGTGCCCAATCAGTAGTTTACAGTCACATGTGAAAGtgttaatttaaccccttcctgctctgtgCCATTCTATTATGTCGCATTGAgcatatagttaatgctcagcacTGTAATAGTATAGCGTTGTAAGTCATACCAGCCGCCAAAGTTGGAAAATACTCTATGGCAGATCAACCCCCTGGATGCCGTGATCAATAGTGATCACGGCATCCAGGGTGTTTGGGGGCAATGTGCGGGCACcgatcactgctgttagtggcaggtcctggctgtattatacagccagcatcCGCCTTGTATGGAGAGAACTCAGCACCTGAGCTctttccatacatccccatgtgacTCAGTTACGTAGTATTACATCCTGGGTctccaaggggttaaatgtgGTGCACGTGTAAGTTAGTTTAGATGCGCCTTTTTGTCCACTTTGCGCCTTTATGTTCAAAAAGGCACAAGAATTGAAAAATTAGTAAAACTCGCTCAAGGAAAGCCCCTGGGGGTTCAAGCACCCGATGTGCCTGTATCCAATTTTTTCCTCCCCTAGGGGACTGCCGACATTTTTCTGACAGTGATGCTGGTTTGGTGCAGGCTGGAAAGCACCTGCACTCCTCCAGCGCTGATAATGGGCCTGCAGCCTGAGCTTTCCTGGCACAAGCAGCCACAGCCATCTGCCTCCGCTGTGTCCCTGTCTCCCTGGCACTGCTTTGGGGAGTGATACTACTCTTGCACGGGAAAATCTTCCATCCTATCCAACTGTGAATCTTACCGCGCCGCACATGCCAACTTCTGGACCCCACAGCTCCAGCTGTCCCCAGCCACTCCACTCACTTTGACCTCCACATATGCCCTACAGTGCCCTCCATCCAGTATCCCATCTTCCCCtccacctcagctctgctactatcCAGGTCACTGTTACTCTGCCCATAGACTGGAGTGCATTTGCacctatttttctcttttttaaaaaataaaaaaaaggtaaaagGCACAAATTCCTAGTATGTAGTTGGTTTTACTATAGGGCCTGGTCTGGAgtcttatttaaaataaaatttggAATCTAGTATTGACTTGTTATGGGAGTCTGTGTTCTAGGGGCTTGTAGGGGTTTGGTGtaaagtctgtttttattttggGGTCTATATTTATTGTGAAGAGAGAATTTACTTTATTCTGGGTTCTGGCTTGGGTTTGGTTGTATTTTGGGGTTTAGAGGCTGTACTTAATCTAGCATCTGTATTTTTTGATGATTGTACTTATTTTGGGATCTGTATTTATTCTGTAGGTTGAGCGTGAATACAGTGTTGTGAAACAGGAACGATATGCACTATTCGTGATTAGGTTACCAGTGTATGAATGACTAAGCTACTGTATATGCATCGCCTAACACAGAGGTCCCCAATGATCAGGCCATGGACCAGTACCAGGTCGTAGACCACTTGGTACTGGGTTGTTCGGACATTAGGGACCTCTTTAGGCTACTAGTTGTCAGCTGATACTATGATGTATGTAATCTGCAGCACTGGAGCATCGGTTGACACCTATTAgggtgcatttattcacggccgcaaactagcgcggcgcatacgctccccgctcccattgaactcaatgggagcgtgtacggcacgcaaagggtcacgcggcgtacacgtgccaaatctcgcgggacgttacaccgtgtgaacgagcccttacatgtgTGTGGGCACTAGGACTAtcatagtaatagtgccccctgaATAATATTACCTGGGAAAGCACTactagggcactattacagtaatagtcatCACTCAGTTAATAACACTAACTGTGGGGGCCAGTATAAGGGCATTATTAcagttataatgccccctccccaaCAGGCAATAAAAGTCTCCTCACACACTGGTAAGAATTGACTGAGGTATaaccagaggcatagctaggggttTAGCATAGAGGGGGTGAACAGGTCCAAGTAGGCCCCCAACTTAGGTAAATCAATATCATCA carries:
- the LOC142189605 gene encoding proteasome subunit beta type-11-like, producing MALQSVCGWDATDLRGDLFSSYILANKHSSNFLQTFKDSTSHHRDSGPPPPAHGTTTLAFRYAGGIAVATDSRSSAGKLVCSPDSRKAFLVHSHLLATTSGSSADCQFFGRALARECRLYKVRNGNMPSVRGAARMMSFLMMPFRGTDVCAAFTLCGWDRNGPCICYVYNDGTRLCSDIISVGSGSPYAYSIIDEGYRPGMEEEEARQLARRAVCHAGRRDAYSGGFADIYWVREGGCERDPREDQVQLYAKMEEEEKEKMQSKGDIKPEEESQCKV